GATGAACGTCATCAGCAACGAAAAACACGTTGCTTTTACTTTTTCCAGCACGCTGACATAAAGTCATGGCTTCGCCGGCTGCTGTTGCTTCATCAAGAAGAGAAGCATTTGCGATTTCCATCCCTGTAAGATCCATCACCATTTGTTGGTAATTGAGCAAGGCTTCAAGGCGACCTTGTGAGATCTCTGGTTGGTATGGCGTGTACGCCGTGTACCATCCTGGGTTTTCAAGAACATTACGTAAGATGACATTTGGCGTGAAGGTATTGTAATACCCTTGGCCAATGAAAGTACGTTTGATCTGATTTTGGTTCGCAAACTGTTTCATTACAGTCAGCATGTCGGCTTCGCTCATTGCAGGAGCCGTATTCATTGGTGTTTCTAGACGAATTTGAGCCGGGACGGTTTCTTCAATAAGGGCGTCCATACTTACTGCGTTAATCGCTGCAAGCATTTGTTGTTGCTCTGAATCATTAGGTCCGTTATGGCGACCGATGAATTCGTTATCCGTGCTTAGGTGTTGAAGTAGCTCTGTCATATCTTAATCTACCAGAATCGAATGTGCTTATTCGTCTTCCAAAGAGTTTTCATACTCTTCAGCGTCTTTTAGGTTTTCTAGCTCAGAAGGGTCGCTGAGTTTTACTTTAACGATCCAACCGCCTTCGTACGGTTCTTCGTTAATAAGCTCAGGGCTGTCTTCTAACTCTTCGTTGATTTCAACAACTTCACCTGTGATTGGTGCATAAATGTCTGAAGCGGCTTTTACTGACTCAACCAATGCAAAGTTTTCACCTGCTTCAAGCTCATCGTCAGTATCAGGAAGGTCTACAAACACAACGTCACCCAGCATTTGCTGTGCGTGCTCAGAAATACCAATCGTTGCAGTACCGTCGCCGTTATCGCGAACCCACTCGTGACTTTCGGTAAACTTCAGTGTTTTATCCATTGCTTTATCTCCAAAAATATTTGTGTAACGTGTAATTAAAATTTATTGGTAAAGAGGGAACTTAAGGCAAAGCTGTTGAACTTGGTTCTTTACGTGTTTTTCAACGTCAGCGTTGCCCTCAGGGTGTTCAACAAGGCCATCCAGCACGTCGCCGATCCACTCACCAATGAGTTTGAATTCCTCATTGCCGAATCCGCGACTGGTTCCCGCTGGTG
This DNA window, taken from Vibrio tapetis subsp. tapetis, encodes the following:
- the gcvH gene encoding glycine cleavage system protein GcvH — encoded protein: MDKTLKFTESHEWVRDNGDGTATIGISEHAQQMLGDVVFVDLPDTDDELEAGENFALVESVKAASDIYAPITGEVVEINEELEDSPELINEEPYEGGWIVKVKLSDPSELENLKDAEEYENSLEDE